One Gelria sp. Kuro-4 DNA segment encodes these proteins:
- a CDS encoding thiamine pyrophosphate-dependent dehydrogenase E1 component subunit alpha, translating into MEFSRDDLKAFYRTMFTIRSFEEKINDLFLAGEIPGFVHLYIGEEAIATGVMANLKNTDYITSTHRGHGHTIAKGADLKRMMAEIFGKRTGYCHGKGGSMHIADFSIGMLGANGVVGGGYNLAVGAALAAKLSGSDRVSVCFFGDGASNRGTFHEAMNMAAAWKLPAIFVCENNQWASTTPYRTTTSVENIADRAIGYSIPGVVVNGNDVFSVYEAAQAAVERARSGGGPTLIEAKTYRIKGHFVGDPEMYRTREEVQEHFENDDPLKNFREQVLTASRLSEKELAEIEAQVKEELAAAVQFAKESPYPGPEELFQDLYVESGEAACGK; encoded by the coding sequence TCCTGGCCGGCGAGATCCCTGGCTTTGTCCACCTGTACATCGGCGAGGAGGCCATCGCCACCGGCGTCATGGCCAACCTGAAAAACACCGACTACATCACCAGCACCCACCGCGGCCACGGCCACACCATCGCCAAAGGAGCCGACCTCAAGCGGATGATGGCCGAGATCTTCGGCAAGCGCACAGGGTACTGCCACGGTAAAGGCGGCTCCATGCACATCGCCGACTTCTCCATCGGCATGCTCGGGGCCAACGGCGTGGTGGGCGGCGGGTACAACCTGGCGGTGGGTGCGGCCTTGGCGGCCAAGCTCTCCGGCAGCGACCGCGTGTCCGTCTGCTTCTTCGGCGACGGTGCCTCCAACCGCGGCACTTTCCACGAGGCCATGAACATGGCCGCCGCCTGGAAGCTGCCGGCGATTTTCGTCTGTGAAAACAACCAGTGGGCTTCCACCACCCCCTACCGCACCACCACTTCCGTGGAGAACATCGCCGACCGGGCCATCGGCTACAGCATTCCGGGCGTGGTGGTGAACGGCAACGACGTGTTCTCGGTGTACGAAGCCGCCCAGGCGGCGGTGGAGCGGGCCCGGTCCGGCGGCGGTCCCACCCTCATCGAGGCGAAGACCTACCGCATCAAGGGCCACTTTGTCGGCGACCCGGAGATGTACCGGACCCGGGAGGAGGTCCAGGAGCACTTTGAAAACGACGACCCCCTGAAGAACTTCCGCGAGCAGGTTCTGACCGCAAGCCGGCTCAGCGAGAAGGAACTGGCGGAAATCGAAGCCCAGGTGAAGGAAGAGCTCGCGGCGGCCGTCCAATTTGCCAAGGAAAGCCCCTACCCAGGACCGGAGGAGCTGTTCCAAGATCTTTATGTCGAAAGCGGGGAAGCAGCATGCGGGAAATAA
- a CDS encoding alpha-ketoacid dehydrogenase subunit beta has product MREITFSEATQEAMAEEMERDSRVFLMGEDIARQGGIFGQFKGLPQKFGFDRVRDTPISETAIVGAGVGAALAGMRPVVDMHFVDFITVAMDEVVNQMAKIRYMFGGQCTVPLVLRAPDGAARSAAAQHSQSLEAWFVHVPGLKVVIPSNPADAKGLLKSAIRDDNPVLYFENKDLFRMKGPVPEEEFLTPIGKAKVVREGKDVTIVSYSITLHKALKAAEALAQDGIEAEVIDLRTIVPLDKETIFASVKKTKHLIIAHEATKNGGVGSEVAALAAEEMIDYLDGPIKRIGAKFVPIPFSPALEPLTLPQVEDIVAAVKEIC; this is encoded by the coding sequence ATGCGGGAAATAACCTTCTCAGAGGCCACCCAAGAGGCCATGGCGGAGGAGATGGAGCGCGACAGCCGGGTCTTTTTGATGGGTGAAGACATCGCGCGCCAGGGGGGCATCTTCGGCCAGTTCAAAGGCCTGCCGCAGAAGTTCGGCTTCGACCGGGTGCGCGACACCCCGATTTCGGAAACAGCCATCGTCGGCGCCGGCGTGGGCGCCGCCCTGGCCGGGATGCGCCCGGTGGTGGACATGCACTTTGTCGACTTTATCACCGTGGCCATGGACGAGGTGGTCAACCAGATGGCCAAGATCCGCTACATGTTCGGCGGGCAGTGCACGGTGCCGTTGGTGCTGCGCGCTCCGGACGGCGCCGCCCGTTCCGCCGCGGCCCAGCACTCCCAGAGCCTGGAGGCCTGGTTTGTACACGTGCCGGGCCTCAAGGTGGTCATCCCCTCCAACCCGGCCGATGCCAAGGGCCTCCTAAAGTCCGCCATCCGCGACGACAACCCGGTGCTCTACTTCGAAAACAAGGACCTCTTCCGCATGAAGGGGCCGGTGCCGGAGGAAGAGTTCCTCACGCCCATCGGCAAGGCGAAGGTGGTGCGCGAGGGCAAAGACGTCACCATCGTCTCTTACTCCATCACCCTGCACAAGGCCCTCAAGGCCGCCGAGGCCCTCGCCCAGGACGGTATTGAGGCCGAGGTGATCGACCTTCGCACCATTGTCCCGCTCGATAAGGAGACCATCTTCGCTTCCGTTAAGAAGACAAAGCACCTCATCATCGCCCACGAGGCCACCAAGAACGGCGGCGTCGGTTCTGAAGTCGCCGCGCTGGCGGCGGAAGAAATGATCGATTACCTGGACGGCCCGATCAAGCGCATCGGGGCCAAGTTCGTGCCCATTCCCTTCAGCCCCGCCCTGGAACCTTTGACGCTGCCCCAGGTGGAAGACATCGTGGCTGCCGTCAAGGAAATCTGCTAG